A single region of the Phyllostomus discolor isolate MPI-MPIP mPhyDis1 chromosome 14, mPhyDis1.pri.v3, whole genome shotgun sequence genome encodes:
- the LOC114489465 gene encoding LOW QUALITY PROTEIN: butyrophilin subfamily 2 member A2-like (The sequence of the model RefSeq protein was modified relative to this genomic sequence to represent the inferred CDS: inserted 3 bases in 2 codons), giving the protein MNNLSDVLLDPDTAHPDXLLSQDQRRVGRGPSRQSQPDNPERFHCRPVCLGEGQLPSGRHDWEVGVEKVTLWPXGVCADPVQREGEALLVPHNGFWALELFGHQCRVLSSPEKTLPLKERLRRVAILLDYESGDVSFCDRRDRSLIFTCPHSLFSGPLRSFLRLGSDNSPLFLCPAFTRAQGLTVPEGGLVLHGAGTHHSHQGQHPGLRAQERSPGHLCSHSTAPRRLGPSLWEHQKTCPTGPGPLSCPSPSPPQAVVLAAGRPVSMGPD; this is encoded by the exons ATGAACAACCTTT CTGACGTGCTCCTGGACCCAGACACCGCCCACCCCG TCCTCCTGTCCCAGGACcagaggagggtggggcggggcccctCCAGGCAGAGCCAGCCCGACAACCCCGAGAGATTCCACTGCAGGCCCGTGTGTCTTGGAGAGGGACAGCTTCCCTCAGGGAGACATgactgggaggtgggtgtggagaAGGTGACTCTGTGGCC TGGGGTGTGTGCAGACCctgtgcagagggaaggggaggccctGCTGGTCCCTCACAATGGCTTCTGGGCCCTGGAGCTGTTTGGACACCAGTGCCGGGTCCTGTCCTCTCCGGAGAAGACCCTTCCCCTGAAGGAGCGCCTTCGCCGGGTGGCCATCCTCCTGGACTATGAATCTGGAGACGTCTCCTTTTGTGACAGGAGGGACAGATCACTCATCTTCACGTGTCCCCATTCACTATTCTCTGGGCCCCTGAGGTCCTTCCTCAGGCTGGGGTCTGATAACAGCCccctcttcctctgcccagcaTTCACGAGGGCCCAGGGGCTCACTGTGCCTGAGGGTGGCCTGGTTCTCCATGGAGCAGGGACCCACCATAGCCACCAAGGCCAGCACCCTGGTCTCAGAGCCCAGGAGAGAAGCCCTGGCCATCTCTGCTCACACAGCACAGCACCCAGAAGActcggcccctccctctgggaaCACCAGAAAACCTGTCCCACAGGCCCGGGACCCCTCTCCtgtcccagcccatccccccctCAGGCTGTTGTTCTAGCAGCTG GGCGACCTGTCAGCATGGGACCTGACTGA